Sequence from the Montipora foliosa isolate CH-2021 chromosome 12, ASM3666993v2, whole genome shotgun sequence genome:
TTACAAGATTCGAATgagaatagcccactttcgatatattaaaattcagtcctggacaaaggcatcatctcgagtctctgggaaataaactcatacaaatccttttatttattccccagagcctcgagatgacgccttttgtttaggactgaattttgatatatcgaaagaGGGCTATACCGTTAACGGCACTGTCTTGGAAAGCGTTTAGCAACGCCGACCACTCCAGCAACGGCAAGAAACAAGAAAACCATTGGTTTAACGAGGACACTTGCGACATGCACGTTAGCAGACGCCCtccgcaaaacaacaacgtgaaatgatcaagGCTTTGAGGACAACGTAAGCAGACAACTTTAATTTCGTCAGTGTCAATCCAAATATAAAATACTTGGCCCATCGCAGCATATGAACTAGATGGAGTAAAATCCTTACAAAAGCGTCACGTTATATTTCGTTGACTTTGCGTTGTGTTACAGCTCTCGGGAACGATGGCCACAAATACAGAAACAACACAAGCAATGGACCCTAACGCTGAACAAAATAAAGCTGTGTGTTGTCCGACTAAGACGCCCAAAAGAATTCCTTGGTGTCTGAAATGAATACCTGTCCATAGGTCCCCATGACGATTTCGTCACAGCCGTCCCAGTCCACATCCGCAATGCTCGCACACGTCACACTATCAAAGTCATCTGACTCGGGGAGCGTGACCATATTTGTAAATCCTTGATTGATTATATCTCTTCagaataaagaaagaaacattGACATGAACGCTAATAGTGACAAGACTTATCCTATCTGTATCGACCAACTGTCAGTTAACGGGTTCCAAGGAAATGATTTGTCACCATTATATTTAACCGCCTCAATCATGGACTACCCTTTGAGTTTTCGACTACCCTGCAACATTTTACAAGAGAATACCCAACCTGTGATcacttttaacaaaaaaaaaatccaattcAGCGAGTAAACTATCCAATCAGAAGCCGAGGATGGCTTTTCCTGGCGTCTTTATGGAACTGAGGAAAACATTCAGTTTTCCTTTAATCATTTATCAGCTCAGTCTACCTTATGAGCAGACGTCAAGAGTGTGCTGGTAGaaagcagttttcaaataattatgcGATTGCAATTGATaagcttagtgattggtttgaAATCTCGCGCCAGGTTATTAACCAATaagatagcctgcgtagcaggcgGTTTAGCGAATTTTGAACGCTTCTTTCTACCGGGGTTGACTTTCGAGTGATCGTTTTGAATACGGCCGTGCGAAAACCTGTACCGAAGTCAAACGAGAACGCGACGGGAAAGGGCCGAGGAGAAGAGTACGAAACCGCCTGCAATCAACCCCTCAACATTTTCGAAACCTCCGTTCGCCCACGGACGGAGAAAATatcgttcctgattggctaatgaAGTGTCAGAAAAAACCCGCATGTCAGTCAAAATTTCTGCTCCCTTTCATGAAAGTGTAAAGACAAAACAGAGCGGAAGGAGCCGACAatctgttttaaaaaaaattggaaacttCCTTGCGGTAGTTTGGATTTTCTGCAGGGCAGAAAGACGTAAAAACACTAATCAATGGAGGTGATATTTTGGCGGTCCTTCCCAAGGACAAgggccaagtggcccattaggccggagcttatcccggtttctgtagcacgaagcgactaggagtatttctacttccccctaGATGGGATGCcggtccatcgcagggttactcccggcattaaattcgccggtacccatttatacacttgggtagagagaggcaccgtgagaagGTCAGGAAAAGCTATAAGACCAGGATGTGGAAGGTAAAAATTTCAGATCTCTATACAAGTCGATAATGAAAAGCAGCTTGgccacagttgttcaaaaggtggatggTACTAGCCCACAGATAATTCACTTGAAAGAAGTATACCACTACTAAAACCAATTTATTGATGTACTATAACTTTCAAAAACTCATGAATAATTCGTGAACCAAAAAGCCTATCAAAACCTCACATGCATGAGCTtcaaacccgataaaacactcctcactAGAACTCTTCATATAAAGATTACTAatggcttgtttttcttgcatgctaatatcttcccctTACATTTTGAACCTCTGTTTGGACTCCCGAGGGACACAccttttgtggaatgttttcgaagctgttcaaaaaacttgcagcacatgttttatcgggtttaaaaaacactcggctacgcctcgagTTTATAAACCCAATAAAATACTGCAGCTCGCGTTTCAAACATTACATATAGGATATTTGTTCATCAAGCACACAGCACTATCCACCCTCTCAACAACTGGGGCCCGGCCATCAGCTCATACATAAAAACAACACTTGTTTCAATGGCACAGCAAACCAAGAGATGCAAGTCACTGCTTGATACCCCTTCACTTTTATCAACATCTATATCATCTTCTGCAAGCAAAACAACAAGccaatagaccgtattcataaatggcggtcacatttataattcttttgtccacgtgcaaattagcctaccaagcctcattttagagcgaaaattcttttcaattcactgtatggtatcgaggcttggtaggctaatttgcacttcgacaaaagaattataaattggccgccatttatgaataaggtctatatacAACGATCAAGAAGTTCCCCAGATAGTTGCTCATTAGACATGCGCCAGAATAACCAGTCAAACCAGTTTAACACTCATGTTACCTGATACAGCCACTCAGATAAAAACAATGATTAGAAATTGACCCTGACCATGCTAAATTTCATGTTAGAACAAAATTGCCAAAGTTGCTCATTTTTTTTAGCAATTTCTACTAAAGAGAAGTAATGGTCAGTCAGGTTTAATGCCTAATTACAGTACTTCACTTAAAGGTCcttattttacgagggtaacacATGACACTGAACTAAAGTTACTGATAAACTTGAGTTGTGGCCCTCGGTTTGCACCTTCTACCCACACTCCTCCATTTTATGGGTATTCAAACCTACAGCTACATGTAAATGGACCGgaggaaagtcaaaacagacGCTGATGGAATGAGATGGGGATTGAACTGGCGACCTTCAGCTCAGCAGGCCGCACACTACCGGTAACCGACTGAGTTACTCTTATAAAGCTAATCTAAGAATCTTCACAAAAAATTACCATTACCTCTCATTTTTTGAGGCTGTTTGGAATTCAATGAAAATAATTTCACACTTGAAATAGGCCCATCGCGGTTCAAGCTATATTCCTTGATGACACCttgtaaaatttaaaaggaaagaacATTGACCAATTTATTACAAAACATATTTTCAGTCACAAATTTTTCAACAGAAATTCCAAACTCTCCCATACTGGTAACATGCAAATTGCTAACAGCctggcaaacaaacaaaacacttTTAAACAAACATACTTGGCTGTGCAATAAGTGCAGTCACTGCTAATTTGACATGTCCATCTTGACATCCAAGGACAGTAATCCGTCTGGTCAGCTGAGTCTGCACTTCTAACCACAGAACACTGAGAGCAAAAATAGAGACAAGATTGGTTCCAGCATTATCCAGGAGGAACTCCGATATAAACTGAccaagacaataataataataataataataataataataataataataataataacaataataataataataataataataataacaacaacaacaacattactattgttattgctattgcttttattattagagcggctttcaattgagtgtcaaaagtaattagcaaattgctttggttttgcattatttacatgaaactcagtgattggttcaaagttgttgcgccactttttcaaccaatcaaaagtgaaaccgaAACCAAAAGCAATTGTGGCTcatgcgtgcacattttcctgcgctttgtgtcggctacgtgtgattaattcgcgttttgattggtttactggtttgtctccgtcctttttgattggctaaagttcttgcgacactcaattgaaaattgctctattatatttattactattactattattacaaTGTTGAAGattacaataatgatgatgctgatgaagataataataataataataataataataattattattattattattagtagtagtagtagtattttaaatttatcaatCATACTTGCTTCGTAAATTCTGAAGCTCAGGGAAATAGTCTCCCACAGGTTGTTCTTCAAATCTCTGTTGGGTTCTATCCTTAtaaagtaaaaattaaaaattttaacaGTAAAAATAATATTGCACTTTGACCATACAACAATAATGTGTTTGCAAACTTTTTCACCAATGTAAGCATACCTCACAAAACATGTGAACACATTCATCACTCCCACAAAGAAGAAATACCACCTCTTGTCTTCCTCTCACAAAAATTCTGAAAGAGGAAGCACTTTCACCAAAACTATACAATAAAAAACTTCATCTTTGCTACAGTTGCTCTAAAAAGTGACAAGCATAATGCAAACTTACTCAGCATGAGTCAATTGAAAGGGAACAAAGTCCAGTTCAAGGTGCTGGCAACCTTCTGAAGAGTTAAAAAAGACAACACAGGTGTTTTCAAGAACAATGACTAACTGGATTAGCAATACAAGAATGTTTTTGGGACAGCACCCAAACAAAGTCATTCATGTTTAGTACCTGCAATACTGTCCAGTGAAAATTCTGCTTTGCTTTCAAGTGCTGAGTAGATGTTAAGAAACTGTTTTTGTTGGCTTCGAGAATTCTGAAGACGAATATTCgatacaaaaaaatatatattaatagACATAAGTCTCATTAATgagtgataacaataataatattgatttgCCTTAATGGTGGTGGATTTTCAGTCAACCACTGAACAGCTTGTCCTTGAGgagctgtttttttaattttaccaaGTTCTGCTAACTACAAATATTAAATTGGTGGTGTGCATGTACTGCCATTTACTAATACCTTCAAAAGAATCAAGGATATTCCAACTACAAGTCGTTTGCTTGGTTCTGGTCTCATAAATGCATCAATAGAAACAATCTCAGCTGAATCTGTGAAAACATAAACACTTACAGTAATGTTTAAACTATGGTTGGCCCAGTGGTGAGAGCTGCTGCCTTCCAACTATGACTGTATTCTATTAAAAGGTTCAAAACCCACACTCAGGGTCTATTGTTGGTTCTTTCCTCTTCCTAAGAAGTATTTCTCTGGGTGTTCCAGCTTTCCCCTCTCATTACAAATTTATACATCAGATGTCCAATCACAATCTACTAGCAAATTAATAAAAACACTATTAGAATCGTCTTGCCATTTATTGACCAAAAACCAGCCGATATTGTGAAGCGCCAACTTACTCAGCTAAATAAGAAACTGGATATAGATCTACAGCCAATTTTTGTCAGCCGCAAGCTCGAGGATGTCCTTAAATTCTGTGAACCCAAACCATCATTAGTCAGTCAACAACTAGTCGtctataaatttcaatgtggctcGTGTGATGCGAGCTATGTTGGCTACACAGCTCGTCACTTGCATCAACGAATTGAGAACACAGATACTCAGCTATCGGGAGGCATCGTCTGGCAGATCAAGGCCTAACAACAGCACCGGTACCCCCAGCGGCGAGTTTTAGTGTCATAAAGAAATGCGCAtcgaaatttgactgcttaattcatgagatgttctacatcaaagaattgaaaccatcacttaa
This genomic interval carries:
- the LOC137979068 gene encoding KICSTOR complex protein kaptin-like isoform X2; its protein translation is MRPEPSKRLVVGISLILLKNSRSQQKQFLNIYSALESKAEFSLDSIAEGCQHLELDFVPFQLTHAEIFVRGRQEVVFLLCGSDECVHMFCEDRTQQRFEEQPVGDYFPELQNLRSNVLWLEVQTQLTRRITVLGCQDGHVKLAVTALIAQPSVIKEYSLNRDGPISSVKLFSLNSKQPQKMREDDIDVDKSEGVSSSDLHLLVCCAIETSVVFIDIINQGFTNMVTLPESDDFDSVTCASIADVDWDGCDEIVMGTYGQELLVYKCIFKDGITTPANNVDFQLICRRSFASPLFAIEYLDLTKDGLKELAVASLSGLHVLQRNVNQAARKFLPKLKQTSNEYIEDTPSVT
- the LOC137979068 gene encoding KICSTOR complex protein kaptin-like isoform X1 codes for the protein MADDEEETAFEEIHFCAIASQTNVYGLTKVESDEEGNKIFLASLSGRVMCLEYQQNSLVPSAREVPFTYIPDSAEIVSIDAFMRPEPSKRLVVGISLILLKNSRSQQKQFLNIYSALESKAEFSLDSIAEGCQHLELDFVPFQLTHAEIFVRGRQEVVFLLCGSDECVHMFCEDRTQQRFEEQPVGDYFPELQNLRSNVLWLEVQTQLTRRITVLGCQDGHVKLAVTALIAQPSVIKEYSLNRDGPISSVKLFSLNSKQPQKMREDDIDVDKSEGVSSSDLHLLVCCAIETSVVFIDIINQGFTNMVTLPESDDFDSVTCASIADVDWDGCDEIVMGTYGQELLVYKCIFKDGITTPANNVDFQLICRRSFASPLFAIEYLDLTKDGLKELAVASLSGLHVLQRNVNQAARKFLPKLKQTSNEYIEDTPSVT